aAAGTGTGAGAGtgtatgacagagagagagagagagagagagagagagagagagagagagagagagagagatggagggatagagaaagagaaagatggagggatagagagagacagagagagagtagtTGACAGACAGGAGGCGCTCACGTCGGTGCCCGTCTCTCTCCAGTCCCAGGCTCGGCTCCCCCCGGGCCACACCTTACAGTCCTTATAGGAGCCAGAGCAGCCCTGGCCTTCCACCCTCATGTGCCCCCAGGACAGAGAGGCGATCTGGGGGGATGTCATATCTGCAACAACAGGAGCACCCAAGGGTCACACCCAGATCTacagcacagcagcaggagcaccAAAATGTCACACCCAGCTCTGcagtacaaacacacacacaataggaagagagaggataggtctgtcatgataacatatttttacatgcCGATATATTGATTctgaaaatatcacaataaatgataatattgaaatatatTCATAGCACAGTATCATCACAGTAaacccttttctaaataaatattatgaaaCACGCAGTggttataaatatataaagcacAAATAGTACAATGAAGTATTACAGTTGTTATAGTATCTATATTATAGAATTACCGGTAATTGCACGACACATTATAGATTCTATAATGTGTCGTGCAATTACTGGTAATTCCTGGACCATCTACAACTGAAACGTCATCACACAGGCCTAGTACTGCTACATCAGACTAAGAAAAATGTCCGCACTGGTGCGAAGAAAAAGTACACGCCATAAATATGAGCCTGAAAAATATTGTTCATCTagcatatactgaacaatacatcaatatagtaattatcatgacggGCCTAAGAGAGGACAGTCCAGAGTCCAAAGTAGAGGGGCAGTTATTCTGGTACCAGACTCACTCTGGATCATGCGTCCTGGATTTAGCATGTCGCTTCATATTCACACTTTCACTATATATTAAACCATAAAACCACTTTAAAAAGCattataaaaatatgcaaataaaaacttcaaatgtggtaTGTAATATACTGTTACTTAGTATATTAAGTGGAAAATGGAGTTAcaaagaactgtatgtaagatttttattttaaatgtctgtGTCCCCTgatatgaagtaaacatgttcaaatcaaatataacttttactgttaacaattgtaatgctgatttattatgaattataccaaaaaaatatttaggtaattatttagtgttttggttctcaagacaattatccaatcagccAGCAGGATGAACCCTGGTTCAACACAGGCTACATATACCAATGAAAACATTCAGGCATTAATGAAATATGTGACACTATGGAACATGATAAGAGCATTAGCCAACTAACCACGAACGTTatatactgccattgtgtccttgagcaagtgTTGGAACCAACCATGAAACTGGCACCCCGAAAGCACTGCTCCATACAGTCTATGCACTGGCCTGGGTAATATGGTGCGAAGGCTACAGCTGATGCTAACAACAGTTTAGCACCACAAGAGTAAAAGTAGGCCATGCACCGCCGCTAGTGCGAATACCTGTGCCCCGACAGAGATCAGGTTCAGCAGGTTAAATTAGTAACGGAGAAAATGTTATGAGAAGTGCCCAAATTACGATGATAATGTTAGCCATGTACTGCTTGTTTTTAGCAACTTTAGCATCACGTGGCTCAACATTGGCATACACGACAGGCTAATTTACGCATGGAAGCATTAGCAGACAAAGGAGTATGTTTGTTTTAGCGGTATATAGAATGGAGCAAAAACTCGTGAGACGTGCCCCACTTTTCGCAGAATGCAGATTAGCCATGTGCTACGTTTTAGCATCACTTGGCACATTGGAAAACCTGGTTAGTTTTATGATGAAATTTAAGGTTGGTATCTGCAGCTCACCTATTTTATCTGCTCTGTATTCGGTTCCTCTGCTCACTAGCTGCCCCTGTGGTGACGCAGTGTGCTAATTTTGAAGCTATGGATGGCTGGAGCGCACGGTGTCAAACGGCGCAGTTAGCCCACCTCCCGAGACCTGCCCACCTACGTGAGAGCGCACTTCCTGTCGGACACGTTCTGTGGCTGTGTGCGCAGGTAAGTGACAGGTAGGTGGAGCCGCAGGTAACGCTGTGATCTCCGGCTCGACTCGTTTCTCGGAGGGTGCGCAGCCTCCAGAAAAACAcgagaaaaacacacagattctACAAGAACAGGACACGGGCCAGGATGTGAGGACCTGTGAGGGACTGAGCTGCGTGCGTCCTGATGTGGCGGCTCTGGGGTATGATCGGATTGGCTCTCTCCGTGTGGCACGTAGGTAAGCGCGACGTCCACATTATCGCGTCAACACCATAGTACAATAATGGTTAGATGCTGTATTAttcatttggataggtttgAGGCTACTCTTTTGCGCAATGGCATGCGCGTCGGTCCAGTTTTGGATACGCCTGACATGCGCTTTTTCCTATGTTGAGTTTTATTTAGACAGCTAAACAGACAAATTTAGCAGTTTAAATCGGTGGGGGTGTTTTCTAAATTCCTGATGAGCTGTCACATTCAAAGTGGGCAGTTGGTTCCGTCTCTAGTCTTGTTCGGCAGGTTTGACTCGCACCTCGCTGCACTCTGTAAACACAAGACGTGACGATGCAGAAGAAAATGCACGCGCAAATCACAGGGCTGAACACACAGTGCAAtgccatatatatatttaatttcttatttttttttaagggtATGTTTTCACTTGAACACTAATTGGCTGagaccagatttagtcctggcttactcCGTCTTTCATCAAAGGAATCCCCAAAATTGCACTCAAGTAAAATTAAGTGTAGTTCAGAATAATAGTACACAAGCAGAAGTACAATGGAGCCGACCaacaatactcaagtaaaaaaaaaaaaattgggggaaactactactcaagtaatcATCTGGTATAAGGTAATGTAGAAgaacaaacaaatttaaaaataaacaaaatatgatattttcaaaggatagaccacaaaaaactgaaatcatATCTGTGGGACTGgtgaagaaacacaaatgttcaaatcatttcaacaTAAAGATTTTGCCACTTTTGCCACTGGAGAAATTGTCCTTCTTCAGTACTCTGTTTGGACCATGTATCAGaatatgttaaaaaatacattttaatgcaggcattcagtattctgtaactaaatactttttcaaAATATTCTTTCCATCACTACAACTAGTCCTCCTTGCTTAAATTTACACACGCTAGTCCTTTTGAGGAGGGGTTGTGGTGGTTTAGTtctagaatttgaaaaaaagactGGAGGCCCAGATGATGCTTGCTCTCATGGATGAGTCAGCCTTATGATCAGGGCCTTGTTATTATGTCGGGTATGGTTAGGGCCTTGTATTTTAATAGGGGTCTGCATGACAGTGGGCTTCAGACACTTACACAAGGTCTGAACTTTCTCAACACTAATGGACCAGAATCTATAGTGCTAGAAAAAGTGTATTATATGTCTAGTGCACAGTAATCTGCATTATGATGAAAAATTCTAGGTTCCctgtcacactgtactgtatcacTGTAATGATATGTACAATTTGATAGGACATTTTCAGTAACTCTATGAGCAAGGTAGATGGCGCATGCGCAGACGGAGAGCCAGTTGTTGGAACATGTGAGTTTTCGAGTAAATGCTTCGAGTGTACATCTGTAATATGAGGCATTTAATAGATAAAGCTCGTTCTCTTCAAGTACTGGTGTGTTTATTGAAGAacccacaacacaaacaaaacaatcactTCTGTGTGTTTGCTGTTCAGAAGGTAAAAAACGTGGCCTGGGCCTttttgtgtgaagtttgcatgttctgactgtgtctgggtgtgttttCTCTGGGCACACTGGTTTCTCACatcaatccaaaacatgcacaataggtcaaatcctccaggtcaggtagttctgaccaagactagtTCAAGATCTGGGAAGATGGGTCCAACTGCTCCTGAGGAGATAACCCAGTGATACTGAAGGAAGGGTCAAATGTAGGGGACACATTTCCCTAtggagacaataaagtgtaccttaacttaAAGTTACCACAAGTTTATCTAATTAGTTTTTAGAGTAGATGTCAGGTGTGAAACCTGtcccccctcacctggcctttgctcagctctctggtcttcttctatCAGGCCAAAGCCAGCATACTATCGGACAGTGGTAACGCAGACAGCATCTAGTGTTGTTATGTGAGAATAAATTTAAATCATTCCTGTGTGCAGAACCCCTCTACTTCACTCGAGAGGGAATGTTTTTGTCTAAGTAAAATagattttaatttcatttgtgtgtgtatgtgcagaaGCCGGGgccatttccatccagtgtggGCAGCGTACCCTGAGCCACGCAGTGCAGGACGATGTGCACTTCTCAGTGGGGGTGGTGTGCAAAGGCATTCCCACCCTCCACTGGAGCTTCATGTCCGGTTGGGTCAGCCGCGCCATCGGGACATGGCAGCCAGGCAACTTCACCAACATCACGGCCGACTATAGCGGCAGAGTGCAGCCCTTCACCAACGGCTCCATGGTCCTGTCCAACCTGCGGCTCCAGGACGCGGGCTTCTATGTGCTCACGGTGACAGAGGAGGGGGGCAACAGCAGGGACGTGGGCTTTGTGCTCAAGGTGACAGGTGAGATGGGGGTGGGATTAcactatcagtcaaaagttttcaatgtatatattttttttattattttttttttttttacaactttctacattttatatatgcaCAAAAGTCATTGAAAAAATtataagaaaaaagtaaaagtaaaaaagttaaaatttaaaaatattttttgttcaaatcctcagagccctttgctttgtggacagcTGCAAACCCATGTCCTTCTCTCAGTGTGCTTCATGATGGAGATTTTCACTTAACAATTGTGCcgcgtcagggtcaagaaatgacgAAAGTGCAGAGCAGTGGTGAAAGCAAAATCTAACATCTGAAacaagtttggagttattttaggtttattttttgACTCACTACATTCCACTTGTGTCATTCAGGAGAATcggtgagaatctacagtggaAATAACAATGGaattaaagaagaaatataaatgaaagtgtgtccaaacttttgactggtcatgTATGTTAAATTTGTTCAATAGGTTGCATTCATGTTCTGCGTTTTAATGTCATAATTCCAGATGGAAGGCAGTGGCCTGTATAACTATAATAATGCATCTTATATGGTGTGTTTCGAGACGCTCCAAACTAGCTTTACAATTTTATACATGTCATTCTCTCTACACTTTGTTCTGGTAAGCTACTACTATGGcctcagctgccctggggcagactgacagaagcgatgTGATCTGAGCCATTGGTTACTCTGATGACCACAAACACTTATGCTattttcatactaggcaagtgccttgcctaaagacacaacacaacagaacaacagtttttgtcactggtgccccactgtggcacctgggaTTCCCAGGCCCAGTCCtacttagcttcagagatcagacACTTTGTTATtgttcatgtggataggcccagtaattacagatatattCATCATCAGCTAGATCAACAAATCTGCATTCTGACagttttaaagcagcactggctatgtttacatgcaaacCAAAAATCTGGAGACAAACATTTGATGTTATTTGGTTGTTGCAGAAGTGCTGTACGAGGACCTACAgtacctgtctgtctctgctctggctctgGGTTGTGTATCTGCTCTGCTCATGTTCGGCATGTGGCTACTGGACAAACTGTACCACCATGTGAGGGCCTGGAGACGCAGGAAACGCATGCCAGGTACATTTACACGCTACAGCCATACTCGCGTATGTGAATGTGTATTCTGAATGTGTATTCattcaaaatatgtttaattaaacataaaatgatTACAGGGGGAATATTGAAAATATA
This Periophthalmus magnuspinnatus isolate fPerMag1 chromosome 13, fPerMag1.2.pri, whole genome shotgun sequence DNA region includes the following protein-coding sequences:
- the LOC117380108 gene encoding V-set and transmembrane domain-containing protein 5; amino-acid sequence: MTGLREDSPESKVGGAAGNAVISGSTRFSEGAQPPEKHEKNTQILQEQDTGQDVRTCEGLSCVRPDVAALGYDRIGSLRVAQAGAISIQCGQRTLSHAVQDDVHFSVGVVCKGIPTLHWSFMSGWVSRAIGTWQPGNFTNITADYSGRVQPFTNGSMVLSNLRLQDAGFYVLTVTEEGGNSRDVGFVLKVTEVLYEDLQYLSVSALALGCVSALLMFGMWLLDKLYHHVRAWRRRKRMPEADVTELQPL